In the genome of Epinephelus fuscoguttatus linkage group LG4, E.fuscoguttatus.final_Chr_v1, the window aatCTCATTTTGAACTCTCTCTACAGGTTCATCATGGGAGCCCGCTTCAGCAAAGCGCGAGAAGCCCCAGCCACTCCTGCTGAAACTGCTGTCCCTGAACAGAAAGCTGCAGCAGAGCCAGCTGCCACACAGCCAGCCGGAGACTCTGGACCACCACAGACTCAGGAGGCCATCAAGACAGAAGATCCCGAAGTGGTGCTGGGGGAGGCAGTGACAGTGAAGGTGTGTTTACCCAATGAAGAATGTGTTGCGGAGTGCAAACCTCCAGAGGCTCCTGCTGCCTCAGACCCACTAACTGATGCTGAGCCAGAGGCTGCGGCAAAGGAAACCCCAGCTCCAGTCCAGCCTGAGCCTGTGGTCTCAGTCAGCGAACCTGAACCTGTTGCTGAAGCTCAGCTTGCTCCGGAACCTGTTCCCGAACCAGAGCCTGTGTCTGAACCAGAGCCTGTGTCCGAACCCGAGCCAGTTCCCGAACCAGAGGCAGAAGTCGAGACAGTCCCTGAACCCATCTCAGAATCAGTGCCAGCCGTTGCTGAGGCTCTGGAGCAGCAGATAGACCTTAACCAAGAGTCCCTCCCTGAGCCTCTGGTCGACCTTGGTGTCCCTGATGTAACTCCCCCAGCTGCTGACGTTCCTGCCCCAGTCATTGCCGACGAGCCCTTAGACATCCCAGTGGCCGAGGCATGCCTCGAGAGTGCTGAGGTTTCCGTGATTCCCGCATTTGAGCTGGAAAGGAGCGAGGAAACACCCGAATCTGTGGAGAACCTGATAGAGGTGGAGGCTGGTGGCAACTTGGAGCAGCTTGTGACCGACGTCAACGAGGAAGATGTCCGTGGACTGCTGAAGAACTTAGAGCTGAAAGGAAATGACCTTGTCGCTGACCTCATTCCCACCGATGACAAGATCCCCGATGGCGTGAGCGCATCCACTGAGCTGATGTGAAACCGTGGAAGAGGATGTATTAAAGAAGTGAACAGATATTTTTCTGTGAAACCCTCTTAACCCCTTACATGCATTCTGAAAGAATCACAGGTgcaatgttttctctttctcacttAAGTGgccaaataaaggcaaaacaactctttttctctttccaaATCAAATGtgccaaaagaagaaaaaaaagggtgtGTTGGTGGGGGTTTAACAGCACATGGGGTTATGAGTGTACTTAAGTGTATTGCTGGACAACGGAGATCTTCCTCTATGCAAATTCACCAAGTGAGAATTTAAATGCATTTCTTTGAGAGACTTGAAGAAAACAAAGCCATTGCTATGTAACAACTCCCTACAGAAAAAAGGTTCAAGTATGGTGTTGATCGAGTACAAAAGGGGAAAAGCAAAAGCTTTTTGGTGGATGGGTAAGTCTGCAGCACTCATTAGTGAATGCAAAACAATAGGCAGGGGCAGAGGCAATGCAACCAAAGACGGAGACAGTACATGCATACCGCTATACAGCAACAAACAAGTGTCCAATAAACATTTATGCCTTAACATTTTCATGGACTTTGTAATATTCCTTatctttattgtattttcaATACAATATCTGGGATTTGTTAACCCAAGTAGTGGCTTgcttgtgaaaataaaaatattattctcCATGTGTTATAGTCATGGTCcctgatttactttaattagaGGGAATATGTTGAAGATCAAGATAAAGGCGAGATGGTGTTATGTAAGCATAGGTGTAAATATTGAAGGGGACAGAGGGAACACGtccccctcagtatttagaacaTGCATGTCCCCTCCAGTgaaacatgaaagcagcagaggacttttattttgataaaaattaagatatttacaccataaattgatgcagaaaaggcaaaatTGGTGTAAAGGCCTCACTAGAACGCAGGAAATTCAGGCGCTAAATTTTCTGGCATCAGACCCCCTAACTCCCCCAGTTCCATGCGTCCCTccaaatgttgaaatgaaacctacacCCCTGTGTGaggcctgaaaagctgcagaaGCTGTAAGCTCGTCCCATCACTCTGAACGCACAATACGACTTGGCCGGCCTCAACAGTGCGAGTATGGTTTTGTTAAATGCACATATTGGAACAATTGGAGTCTTCTCCGACACAGAGCATGTTCTATAACACACCAACACATGTATGGGACACAGTGTACATATGGAAATCAGATTCCAGCCAACACAACACAGACCGCACATGAGAGACAGTGCCTCCTCACAGTCTTGTGGGACAGAGGACAagagggaagggagggagggaggggaaggagaggggaggagagagacgAAGCCACATTCTTTCCAGAAGAAGGAGGTTTTCGGGGGGCTTGGGTCAAAAGTCTCGAGTATGACTGTATTCCAGTCCATGAGAAATCTGCTCCTCACATGCCTCTCCCACCACACTCCCTCTGCCCTCACTGCGTTGCTATCCAACATCTTGACCGAGTAGTCAGTGGATTGGTATGAGAGGCCACTTCATCCTGCCTACATGTGAAACTTAGAAAAAATAACTGTTGACCTTGCCAATGTGACAGCATTATTACCCAAGGACGGAGGGAAGGACTGCAAGATGTGCAACGTGGAGCTGCTCCATTTGAATTTGAACATACACTAATTAATCTATAATCATCATGCATCACTTAATGCATTCTAAAGTTTCATAATCATAAGTCCCACTCCCAACAAACATTTGTCTAGTCTAGCCACACCTAGTGTTAATCTACGCCTCGAGGCATGGCAGCAGGGTAAGTCCCATGATTTTGGCAACACACTGTTGAGTCCCcatggagagggagaggcactCTTTAGACAGTGATCTCAGTCAAGCTGGCCTTTAGTGGAGGATACAGTTAGCACACGGAGCTGCGTCTTGATGCTCACTGAGAATAGATAAACAGCCTGATTTGCACTATTTGTGATTCCTGTCATACCAGAGGCTTTCAGCTCAATAAACAAAAGTGCTGGACTTGAGCCTCCCCCTCTTGATGTTGATTTCCTGCCCTACTATGGTCTCCAAAGGCCAGAGcacaaaaacaaggaaaatattACACTGTATGTCAGGGAAGGAACGCACACaccgtgtttgttttttaaaggtttgAGCAGAAActtatttgcattatttttttgttttcctaaaGTATGTTCTTGTTAGAAATAAGCAATGTGTGTATAACCAAAGTAATGGTGCACTATAGAGCTGAATTTACAGTAACAGCTCAAACGTAACATCACATCCAATTAGATGTACCATTTCCATTTCTGCTGGACAttttgactatttaaaaaactttatttgCTTCGTTGATAAATTAAAGGGGCACTGCGCCCATTTAAAAATTCCATACATGTTTTTCCATGGTCTAAGACAGTTCAAACATATTAGCAAATATGAACAACTCcctgtcaaacaaaaaaaactagagtgctaacaCTCAAACTTGTGACGTAATCAAGAATaaaatctggagctgctccactgacaataaattgggaaagatgttgaTGACTTTGAGAGCTGCTAGAGGAATTTTCTGAGTATACTgagtcattttctgtttcacaactgaGAACACCACAgcagaataaagctcatttgagtgtaaaaaagaaaacaaacattgtggGTGGGTCTATGGAGCAACTCCAGACTTGATGCCCTTTGAGATCCcgagtttgagacttacttctctgctttctggctttgagagagagaagctgaagttcacaaatattgatcaaACTCTCTCAGGCCATGGACATAACATACTGGAATATTTAATTTGGGTGGTGTTCCGCTTCCAAACTGGTACACAGCAAATCTGACCTGCCCTAAACAACAGGTATGACACAGAACTATTACAAAATGTTTACCGAGGTGTTGAGGGCTGGGCCTTTTTACTGCCATAACTCATCCACACACTGTACTGTTGCAATCAAACCTAGCAGACCTACATGTGGCAACAGCGTGGTGAGGATTCATCAATAGGTGGTACAGCAAAACAAGATTTTGAAATGGGCACACTTCAAAGGTCACTTAAAATCTGGCACAACTGATCCTCACAAACAGTCCCACTGGTTTCTATTTAAGACTTTGTACTGTGAACATAAAGTAAATAGCATCTGCAGCtatatttctaatttaaaaAAGTTTCTGAAAGTCTGTTTCAGATACGAGAGCAACTTTGACAGAGACGACACTGACTGAGAAATGTAACAATCTCAaactaatttaatttttaaaaatataacgAAAAGAAACAATTAACAATATCTATCAAAGCacttaaaactgaaaaaaactatttttaaaacagtgtaAACTATTAACCAAGAACTAACAGTCTTTATAAATACTGAGAGTACAATATATTATGAGTATATGAAGTAAAtattgcttcttcttcttttttcaatCAATACAGTGTGAAGAGAGTCGAAGCTGTTATTTATAGGATCTCAGGACCAGGATTATTCACAGCCAGAATCCTGGGCTTTACCTTTCTGCAGGCAAAGAAAAAATAGGGCAGTCAGTCTAGATGCAATGTGACATTTATGATGGAAAATAACAAATGTCTtacataaaggtccagtgtgtaggatttaggggcatctattgccagatatggtatataatattcatgactatgttttcattagtttatagtCACCTGAAACTGAtaatcgttgtgtttttgttaccttagaatgagccatttatatctacataaagcacaggtcctcttccacacacTCCACCGTGTTGTTCTACAAAAACCCAGAACAGGCAactcaaacactggctctagctTGGACCATttgttggccactgtagttctcatACATGCTTGGCAAACAGGGAAAGTTTTAGTTCTGCAACCTCTCAGCTAGAtgacactaaatcctacacactggacctttacggAAATGTTCTACTGTTACCATTAGCCTCCTGTATTTCTTTGCCAGGTCAACATTGGTGCGTCCAGGCTGGAAGGGGTACGACCACAAGATAGAGTTCCAGGAGAGGCCGTAAGTGTTCACTCCGCTCAGAAGGTAATTTACCTCCTCACGGCTGAAGTcattcctcttccttttctACGAAGAATAACAGAGAGGCAGAAGAGATTACACAGCTGGACAGAAGACTGTGGATCACAGGACAAATAACGTACACGGATGCACATTTGACATCATTCAGCACATTGCGTTTGCCTTTTCCACCGACACATGGGCTAGTTATTAAAGCTCTAATTATcagaataataaaatataaaatagatgctagttttcagttatttttccCTGTTTAAAATCATCTGTTAAACACGCCTATGTGACTGATGTTAATAAGAGCATTCTGGTGGTTTTGCTCACTTCAGCTCATTATCAACACATTGCATAAATTACTCCCAGACATTCTGCACAGCATATCGTACAGTTTTAAATTGATTTCAAGCCCTTAATTGATTTCAACTCATTTCAGTACCCTAATGAACGTGTTGAGACTTGTTTGATGTTGTGTCATTTCTATTTGTGGCAGAGTTACATTATAATTGCATGGTGCTGCAGTCACAAGGATTGTTTTGAAAGTCCTCCTGATGGTGTGTTCAAGGAGGCACGGACATCTGTGTTTCAAGACTCTGCTGCTGACTATCAACttgttatgatgatgatgatgatgatgatgatgaaattcATACTAAGCTTTACAGCCAGTTGCTCACAGTGTATCTCAATTAAAGTTGATTTGAAATTAGAGTTTGAATTAGAGTTGATTTTGAATTAGTTGATTTAATTTCACTGAAATGACACACATTGCCTACAATTGATTTTCTTGTTTCATCAAATACAGGCATACATTCAAACATCTTTTCTGATTTGTACGGTGGATTTGGTCTCACTTTAAATCAATTTTGCATCTCAGTATCACTGTTTGCGGTGTGCAGGCGATGATATATGGGAGCATCTGAGCATAATGATTCACAGGAATTGGGCAAGCTGAAACTGGGAATGGGAAATGACTCTCAAATCCCATCCCTGTTTTTCACTGTACATTCCTCCTTTTATTCCTCAAATATTTTTCCACTTAAACGCACCACAGCACGCAATCATAGCATCAAAAAACAGTTGGAAAACCTGACAGACCATATaataaatatcaatatattcTTTTAAACTCTTACAGTGGAACAATGATCCGCGCCAGCCCTCGGCTCGTCGTCAAGAACGCGATTTCCACTATTAttccctcctcttctttctgtatttgaaacatgaaacagtttgtgtgtgagaaagactCAGAGGTTTCCAGGATGTTGCTGTCTTTTGGGTAACTCATTCTGTTACTTAACAACACATCAACTGGCCCAAGACTTAATATAAGAACAGACAACTTCTCTCTTCTTGCCCTACTCCTCCTTAGAGCAGTGTTACATTATCAGTTATGTTATGTATACAGCTGCCGTACTAACAATAATCCAGGAGAAGAATGACTGAAGTAGAAGGAAAGACAGCATTAAGGCAGATAAAAATATAATTGGAAAGAGATGGGCGTATAAAAACAGCTCAATAGAACAGACAGAGTATGAAAAGGTGGACTGCGCAGTGGAGGAAAAACCAGTTCTAAGTGTGCACTCACACTGAGTTAGCATTGGAAAATGCATTTGGCTGAGAGGTATAAAGATGCAGTAAATCTCAGCATGACAGCAGGGAAAGACTGCACTCCACAACAGTTCCTCTGCGCCCATGTTGCAACACTACAGCAACTTCTCGGCTACAGAATGTCTGAGTAAAAGCATGAGAATTTGCAAAACTagaaagcaggaggaggaaaaactcAACTGCTGGCAAATACAGCCACAGAACATATGAATATATACTTCTCATATACAATACATTGGATGTAACGCAAGTACAGAACAAGCATCATATTGTGGAACAGACTAAAATGCCTCTCCTTTCAACGCCATGTCACTGGCTTAATACAAAAGCATCAGAACACACCCTTttcaaactctctctctctgtctccctctctcaaacacacacgcacacacacatacagtgctaTACAGAGTGTGAAACAGCTTAATACAGCTGTGCTGCTCTGAACCAGCTCTGGCCTGCACTGTGAGAACACTGGCTGCAGTTCAACATTCCTTCTGCTCTTTGGTTCGTCTGCTGCCAAGAACACACTGCAGAGTATAGCTCCCACCACAGGCGCTCAAtcataacattcacacacacttaaagTAATCTACTGTAAATACGCATATCTGATATCACATAGCTACCTTCGGGAAGACAAGACCTTTTCAGCGGAATCAAGCCTGAACCTGAGAGGAGGAGTGGTGAGATCAATACTtttaaatatgacaaatacactgtaaaagacaacaacaaatgatatgttgctgtgtgatgtcacgtaCATACCGGTCACTGTCTCATTTTTAGCTCCTCTGCGCATTGGGGTCAAAGTGATGCCTGTGGTGGAAGAAGACAcccaaaatacatacataacatACATATTGTACATGTGTGTTAGTTCAGTGGTTAGATCTACATAGGCTCATTCCCTACAGTCCTTAGAGACAACGTATGTTAAAGAGCTATATAAAATCCACTTCCTGCATAACTCTTACCATTGTGCTTCTTCCAGTGGTGTTCTGGCAGGCAGCCTCTCCCTGCTCCTTTACGTATGGGAGTTAGGCTGACCTCTTTTATAGTGAAATAGAAATCAGACATTTATAGTAGTAGTTGAAGACAATTGTGTGTATTTCATGCTGAGGATATTAAAGCAGTTATTAAATAATTGATggggaaaataaaaatgaactgtgCCATAAAAACAGTGTGGAACAACAGCGACATGCATGAGGCATATTTACTGTCTGAAAGGTTCTCTCATATTTAATCAACTCCAGACATGATCTCATGTATTCAttgtaaaagtttttacatGAATCTTGAGGTTCAGAGGAGATGTTACTAGTCTCCACAGTTTACAGATGCAAACTTTAAATGCTGTCAAGCGATTAAAGAATGAGTTAGAGGTATACTAcgcaggattgttggttactatttgtaaacacacttgccagcaaaaatgaaagtaaaagccaaccccagattcatcCCCATTTGGCATTTCGCCTCATAATATTCACGTTTTTTGGcgttgtgtctcttggatgcctgctgcttttGGTCTGGCAaatggttgctacctttttataaagtctcgACATCACCTAAGCACTGGGGGTGCTACATGCCCATAAACGTCCCAAGTCCAGGAAAGaagatgaaaataagaaaatacaggcagagggcagagtctctgcagaagaatacactgccacacacttttagtgtggcataagtgatgactgaaaGGTTTACTTCATTATGAGTCTATATATTGGTTTTTGGGAAAATTCTGTGTAGCatatttttaagcaaaataCCCATAACTCAGCGTGCAGTGTAAATTAGGGGCAAAGTCTGAAGGGTAACCCCACCCAGTTTTTAATATTCTTATATTCTATTTTCTTGCCAAGCGCAGTAATACTCAACCCATGTCACAGCAGCACTTTAGACATATCATAGTGGGTCGGGTCACAAAATGTAGAACTTGAGCActcataaaatgtcaaaaaactgCCAAGACAAAGCTCAGTGGAACATGCACTCCCGTCTAATTATGAGGTTACAAGgttcatttatttgttattttacaacACAGGGTTGCACAATAAAATGCAACTTGAACCCCTTTCACActactcacacacagagcagttattttattattattttatcactGCACCCACAGGAAATACTGTGGGATAAACATATATGAAACAGCACTGAGCTTCAACAAGTGCTGagtgggtgagtgagtgagtgagtgagtgagacacTACAAGACTGGAACCACACTTTTTTAATAAATCGTTGATAAATTTGCTAATTCAAATGTGGACACCTCTTACCTCTCCAGTTTTCCCTACTTCTCTGTGGCTCCGCAGCTAAAACTCCCTCAGAGTCTGGATCTGTGTGCTCCACAGCGTTGCCTTGGTACTCTCTCCCGAACAGAAGGTTGCAGCGACGAGTCCTAAACCGCTCTGTGGCCTCCTGGAGAACCCTGTGCATGTCACAGCTGTGTTGGCAGGAGCCTTGGAGAGACTCAAAATTGCGACTGGTCACTTCCTCAAAAGGCAACACACAACCTATAGGACAGAAAAAACAGGGATGCGAGGAATTCACTTGTgaaaattggctttaaaataaCCAAACTGATCGATCCTGCAACATttagaaacaaaaatataataatagtgATTATTTGTATGGCTTTATTACACAGTCCCAAGTGTCCAATCTAGGCCTGGACATGTAGaggacaaagaaacacaaaagtaCTTGAAATAATACATACACATAATAAAATATTACACTGACACAGAACTGAACATGTCTGTATCTACTttgttaaaactttaaaaatgtacTGCTCACCTCACCTTTATTCTTCACATTAAGGTAAGAAAAAGATTTTCAGACAGACAGCATTACAAAGGCTGACCCATACATTAAGCTCACTTGAACTCTCAGTAACCATTTGATAATACAAGACGGGAAGCATTTCACTGAGTGGCAGCATCATGTTCTCCTACCTGTGCACCGGATAGTAGAGACTGAGTGCTCCTCCTTAGTCATCTCACTGTCCTGCAAATcttaacacaaaaacatacattttttaaaaagcatgttAGAAAATGCACatttactgaaaaacaaaaaaagctaaGCTAAAGTATGTTACAGTCATGAAGCTATGACTCTTACCTTCTTCATCAGtacatttcatttctgttgGTACACTGTGTCTCACTGGTGCTGGAGGCATAAACAACTGACTgaacaaaaacagatgaaaacGTCATTGTGAGAGCTATTATTTCAATAGAGGTTTTTCTCATTAAGAGGTAATCAAcactgagactctactgacttgTCTTCTGTGTGAGGCTCTCTGGCTCCCTCTAGTGGTCGCAGATTGGGAGGCATTAGGAATCCAGTACCTTTGCACACTGAACAACACACACTCCCACCACTGGTTTTGAGTTTATTGTCACTCTTCTTCTTGATCACGTTTCTGACAGTTTgaagtttattgttgttgccaTCCCTTGTTTCTACATGCTTAACTGTGTTGTTCTGTCTGTATTCTGTGGGAATGGTTTTCATGCTCTCCTGCTGCAGAGGCAAAGGTGATGCTGCAGGGAGAGATGGCATGCCCAGTCCTTCGGTCAGAGTTAATAGATCTGTGTCTTCCTGCTCATCCTCAGCCTCCTAAAAATTTACAAATTTACAAATACAAAAGTGCACATCATGAGTCACCACACTACATGCTGTTTATACTGTGGCCGTGTGTATAAATCCATGTCTGACCTTTGCCTGTTTCCTCTCTAGCAGGTCAATCCTTCGCAGCAACTCTCTGGCTGAGCTCCTGAAGCCTTCCATGTTTATAAGAGGCTCCATATTGtcaccctccctctgtctcGCCATTAGACCAGGCACTCCAAGGGACATGGCTTCATGGACAAAGACAAATAAGTAATTATGAGAACTACATATTCTGCATTCAACTCACATGTTGTTTAATCacatattctattttattcatttgatttaatttaattttgatttgataACACTGCTGTAACACCCATATTCCACACAGACAGGCTTAGAGAAGAAATTAACCATGTTCTTTACTGCCTCAAGACCACACTGCTACACTGagcagggttggaaattaacttttttgtccacctgccactgtggctcATGGATTCCAAAACCTACCAGCCACTGAAAAGACTACCActgtttttttggctggtgagtgaagcaaatctagcatgcatttgcatattttaccagcatttggctggtggctggtgctaatttccaactcCAACACTGAGCCATTTGATGCTTTCcaatatctgtttttatttcatatgcaaaagaaagaaaacatttaggTTATATAATGTTTCAAAAGTAAAATTCACGCTTGCCATTATACATGTCAACACAGAAAGAAGTGATTTTTTGCCATGGCACAAATGAAGCACTTGCATTCCTTGTGTATCAGTGTTAAATAACAATATCAGAGTGGCTTTGAGCCTACAGTGATGACTTACTGGCCTTTTTGCAGGTCTGCAATATGAATGTAGCAGCCTTCCGAACCTCCTCACTTGTATCCTCTGTGAGGAGGGTTATGATGAGGGGAAGGCCTCCACACTGCACCAACTGGGACTGGTGCTCCTCTACAGACAGGAAGAAACAcacagttgtaaaaaaaaaaaagacacgaATAGCATAAATATCCAAGCTGTACTCTCAAGGGAAGGAAAACTGTTGAGGAATAGTGGCTGAAATTCTCTGAAATGTTCAAAATATAAAGTGGAAACACAATCCAAGACCACCAGCACGACTGTGCAGTCTTACCAGAGGTCTCGGTGCAGTGGCCCAGGGTGAGTAAAACTGAGAGCCTGTCCTCTGGGTCCAGGTGTGGGCTCACCAGCAGGGAGAAGAGGTGAGAAACCACACCATACTGAGCCAGACCCGAAGCCAGAGAAGCTAGAAAGAATAGACTGTTAATGGAAACGGACACACTTTTTATTTGTCTGAGTGAACCGTtaacatatatgtatatgtgtttttgaGAGTGATACTCACAGTTCTCTGTGATGCAAGCGGACAAGGTCTTGGATATTGTGACAGAAAGCTGGCAAGACAAAAAGCTTGTGCCTGCTGCAGAAGCCAGGCGAACCAGTGAAAGAGTGAGAGTATCCAGACCCCCTGAGGCGGAAAAACTCTCCTGAACACAGGctgcaataacaaaaaaaaagtgatgagCATTTAATTATTTGGATTTTAGCATCCagatgtttgaatgttttacgtaaaaataaaaaattcaaaaagtTTAGCACAAGCTATTCTGCCCCTTTCACTTACAGTTGTTGGCCACTGTCATTGCTATGAAGGAACATATGGGCTGAAAAATCTCAGTTCGTGGCATATCAATCTGCTGAAGCCAGACTTTAATTATGGGAAAGGCTGATACACAAATACGCTGACCATCCTCTGGAAGACAAGAGACGCAActaagaaaaacagttttcgcTCTTAATCCAGATAGAGACTTGACTTTCTTGACTACTTGAAAGTAATTTCCTGAATGTCAAGAGCATCAATGTTTTACATATTAACTGTTGAGTATAGAGCACAAATACACAGATGACATTACCATTCTGAGGGTTGTTGACACATCCACAGAGAGCACTAGACACAGATGCCCAAAGTTGGTAGGTTTGAGTAGCATTAGCTGCTCTCAAAGAAGCCTCTGTGCAGAGAGGGGAAGTGGTCCTGCAAAAATGTATACAGTACTATTAAACTTATACGTGTGTGCTTATATGACAGGTTATTTCATACAATTTTTGTCAAGCCTATGTAAACTTGGCATGACAGATGACTGCTGTTTAGAATTGCAAAGTACCTAAAGAGGTCCAGTAGAATATCCAGACAGCCAGTGGTTTGGCTTAAAGTCTGTCCTGATTCTGCAATAGCAAACAGACACGTGAGAGCTACTACTGAACATTTTGTTCCACATATATAAAATGGCTTTCATAACTaaacaaataacatgtcatGCGAAGTGacagaaaaaacatcacatcaaTGAGACAACTGATCGTGTAGCTTGAACTCATGATGTCAGTTGAGTAGCCTTGATCTTACTATTGTTCGCTACCAACACAGACAGTAAATAGACAGACACTCTCTTCTGTGTCACTGGGATGTCTTCTTTTATCATCATATCAGCAAGGTCTTCAAATGTCTCCTTTCTGCACAGAGAATTCTTGCAATACACTAAAGGAAGGAAAGATAAATAGTATATTATCAATATATAAAACTGCCATTTACTCTAAAACAACTTACACTTGAAAATAACACATTACACCAATACAGTGACGTTATTTACATATGACGACTGTACATAGGTTTGCTGTATACCTAAATAAATTACACATATGCTATATATGTCATGACAAGGTGACAAAGTTATCCTATGTGTGTCATTAGCTGCGTTCAGTATTCCATAATctacagaaaaatgaaaaataataacataaacaaaGTACAGTGTTTTCCATTTATCTATTATTTGTTTGTGCCCATCTTTCTCATTGATATTTACCACTTAATAACCTGTTTGGGGGCAATTTCCTGCCTGTAAACCTGAAAATTTTCAAACTTACAAGTTGAAAATAACCAACTTAATGCATCCATAGTTTTGGTCCCTGTAAGTCTGGACTGTCTCATTTGGGGACAACGTGCATATTCATTCTAGACTTAAACTGCTGCAAAGGACATGAC includes:
- the terb1 gene encoding telomere repeats-binding bouquet formation protein 1 isoform X3, which codes for MDKTGACSNSRNTVRTDLSLLLECLKFQMKCPDLQKQALLTIHSICESREDNVDLLREMGGVAFVYNLSKSSIVRSDVKETALFTLGTLAEANVYCKNSLCRKETFEDLADMMIKEDIPVTQKRVSVYLLSVLVANNKSGQTLSQTTGCLDILLDLFRTTSPLCTEASLRAANATQTYQLWASVSSALCGCVNNPQNEDGQRICVSAFPIIKVWLQQIDMPRTEIFQPICSFIAMTVANNSCVQESFSASGGLDTLTLSLVRLASAAGTSFLSCQLSVTISKTLSACITENSSLASGLAQYGVVSHLFSLLVSPHLDPEDRLSVLLTLGHCTETSEEHQSQLVQCGGLPLIITLLTEDTSEEVRKAATFILQTCKKATMSLGVPGLMARQREGDNMEPLINMEGFRSSARELLRRIDLLERKQAKEAEDEQEDTDLLTLTEGLGMPSLPAASPLPLQQESMKTIPTEYRQNNTVKHVETRDGNNNKLQTVRNVIKKKSDNKLKTSGGSVCCSVCKGTGFLMPPNLRPLEGAREPHTEDNQLFMPPAPVRHSVPTEMKCTDEEDLQDSEMTKEEHSVSTIRCTGCVLPFEEVTSRNFESLQGSCQHSCDMHRVLQEATERFRTRRCNLLFGREYQGNAVEHTDPDSEGVLAAEPQRSRENWREVSLTPIRKGAGRGCLPEHHWKKHNGITLTPMRRGAKNETVTGSGLIPLKRSCLPEERRGGNNSGNRVLDDEPRAGADHCSTKRKRNDFSREEVNYLLSGVNTYGLSWNSILWSYPFQPGRTNVDLAKKYRRLMKGKAQDSGCE